A portion of the Bacteroides faecium genome contains these proteins:
- a CDS encoding ATP-binding protein: protein MEDLQRLYPIGIQTFSKIREDNFLYIDKTEYVYRMTHSASSYMFLSRPRRFGKSLLTSTLHSYFSGCRELFRGLVMEKLEKEWTEYPVLHFDMSTAKHVDKEQLLQELNLKLADYESFYGKDEDEVNPNQRLMGLIKRAYKQTGKKVVVLIDEYDAPLLDVMHERENLGVLRNIMRNFYSPLKACDPYLRYVFLTGITKFSQLSIFSELNNIKNVSMDEPYAAICGITQDEMLTQMKDDIEQLARKMDVGFEEVVVKLKENYDGYHFTYPSPDVYNPFSLLNAFADRKFNSYWFSSGTPTYLLKMLDKFNVEPSEIGRKQAKASAFDAPTETMTAITPLLYQSGYITIKDYDKELDIYTLDIPNKEVRLGLMESLLPHYVANNAEEANTMVAYLSRDIRNGDMDAALCRLQTFLSTIPQCDNTKYEGHYQQKFYVIFSLLNFYVDVEVRTPRGRVDMVLRTKTTLYVMELKLDKNADMAMEQIDLKNYPERFALCGLPVVKVAVNFDSERCTIGEWWIE from the coding sequence ATGGAAGATTTGCAAAGATTATATCCCATTGGGATACAGACATTCTCGAAGATACGCGAGGATAATTTTCTCTATATTGATAAAACGGAATATGTTTACCGGATGACACATTCTGCTTCTAGCTATATGTTCTTGAGTCGTCCACGACGTTTCGGTAAGTCACTGTTGACTTCTACATTGCATAGCTATTTTTCCGGTTGTAGAGAGCTATTCCGTGGGCTGGTTATGGAGAAATTGGAGAAGGAGTGGACTGAATATCCGGTGTTGCATTTTGATATGAGTACGGCCAAGCATGTGGATAAGGAGCAACTGTTGCAAGAATTAAATCTGAAACTTGCTGATTATGAGTCCTTCTATGGAAAGGATGAGGACGAAGTTAATCCTAATCAACGTCTGATGGGGTTGATCAAGCGTGCTTACAAACAGACTGGCAAAAAAGTAGTTGTTCTTATTGACGAATACGATGCTCCTTTGCTTGATGTGATGCATGAACGGGAGAACCTTGGCGTGTTGCGTAATATAATGCGCAATTTTTATAGCCCTTTGAAGGCTTGTGACCCCTATCTTCGTTATGTATTCCTGACTGGTATTACTAAATTCTCCCAACTTAGTATCTTTAGCGAATTGAATAACATTAAGAATGTTAGTATGGATGAGCCTTATGCCGCTATTTGTGGCATTACGCAAGATGAGATGCTTACCCAAATGAAAGATGATATAGAGCAGTTGGCGAGAAAAATGGATGTCGGGTTTGAAGAAGTAGTTGTGAAGTTGAAAGAAAACTACGACGGTTATCATTTCACTTATCCATCTCCTGATGTATATAATCCATTTAGTTTGCTTAATGCTTTTGCTGATAGAAAATTTAATTCTTACTGGTTTAGCAGCGGCACGCCTACATATCTGTTAAAGATGTTGGATAAGTTTAACGTGGAACCTTCTGAAATAGGACGCAAGCAGGCAAAAGCTTCTGCTTTTGATGCTCCTACCGAAACGATGACTGCCATTACTCCATTACTATATCAGAGTGGTTATATCACAATTAAAGACTATGATAAGGAACTGGATATCTATACACTTGATATTCCCAATAAAGAAGTGCGATTAGGATTGATGGAGAGTCTTCTTCCTCATTATGTTGCCAATAATGCTGAGGAAGCTAATACTATGGTAGCTTATCTTTCACGTGATATCCGAAATGGTGATATGGATGCCGCATTGTGTCGTTTGCAGACATTCTTGTCTACTATTCCCCAATGTGACAATACGAAGTATGAAGGTCATTATCAGCAGAAGTTTTATGTCATATTCAGTTTATTGAACTTCTATGTAGACGTGGAAGTCCGTACTCCCCGCGGACGGGTAGATATGGTGCTGCGCACAAAGACTACATTATATGTGATGGAGTTGAAACTGGATAAAAATGCGGATATGGCGATGGAACAGATTGATTTGAAGAATTATCCGGAACGTTTTGCTTTGTGCGGATTACCTGTCGTGAAAGTGGCTGTCAATTTTGATAGCGAACGTTGTACGATAGGCGAGTGGTGGATAGAATAA
- a CDS encoding Crp/Fnr family transcriptional regulator yields the protein MKNIISKIRQIYPVSDEALQALQENMQVRYYPKNTYIVQSGVTDRLVYFIEEGVARSVFHHNGQDTTTWFSQEGDVTFGMDSLYYKQPSIESIETLTDCQIYVIHIDKLNALYETYIDIANWGRILHQDVNKELSHMFVERLQLSPGERYEQFNRRYPGLINRVKLKYVAAFLGISIYTLSRVRAKK from the coding sequence ATGAAAAACATCATTAGTAAAATCAGGCAAATTTATCCGGTTTCCGACGAAGCGCTTCAGGCATTGCAGGAGAATATGCAGGTCCGGTATTATCCCAAGAATACATATATAGTGCAGTCGGGAGTAACGGACCGTTTGGTTTATTTTATAGAAGAAGGTGTTGCCCGTTCCGTATTTCATCATAACGGGCAGGACACTACTACTTGGTTCAGCCAGGAAGGTGACGTAACTTTTGGTATGGATTCGTTGTATTACAAACAGCCGTCAATAGAGAGCATTGAAACTCTTACGGATTGTCAAATCTATGTTATCCATATCGATAAACTGAATGCCCTTTACGAAACATATATTGATATAGCCAATTGGGGAAGAATTTTGCATCAGGATGTAAACAAGGAACTAAGTCATATGTTTGTGGAAAGACTTCAGCTTTCGCCTGGAGAGAGATACGAACAGTTTAACCGGCGTTATCCCGGGCTGATAAATAGGGTGAAATTGAAGTATGTAGCCGCTTTTTTGGGTATTTCCATTTATACACTAAGCCGGGTGCGTGCTAAAAAATAG
- a CDS encoding acyltransferase family protein, which translates to MSNISSSAFADTKAHYDLLDGLRGVAALMVIWYHIFEGYAFAEVTNSAGSGMIETFNHGYLAVDFFFILSGFVIGYAYDDRWGKSLTMKNFFKRRLIRLHPMVIMGAVLGAVTFYLQGCVQWDGTHVAISMVMLSLLCTIFFIPAMPGVGYEVRGNGEMFPLNGPCWSLFFEYIGNILYALFIRRLSNKALTVLVVLLGIALALFAVFNVSGYGNIGVGWTLDGVNFLGGSLRMLFPFSLGMLLSRNFKPVKIRGAFWICTLILIALFSVPYLEGTEQFCTNGAYEAFCVIIAFPILVWLGASGTTTDKKSTVICKFLGDISYPVYVIHYPIMYLFYAWLIKNQLYTLGETWEVALCVYVLSVVLAYLCLKLYDEPIRKYLAKRFLHKKS; encoded by the coding sequence ATGTCGAACATTTCTTCCTCAGCTTTTGCAGACACTAAAGCACATTATGATCTTCTTGACGGACTTCGTGGCGTGGCAGCCCTCATGGTTATATGGTATCATATATTTGAAGGCTACGCTTTTGCAGAAGTCACTAATTCCGCTGGTAGTGGTATGATTGAGACCTTCAATCACGGATACTTGGCCGTAGATTTTTTCTTTATCCTTTCGGGGTTCGTTATCGGTTATGCTTATGATGACCGTTGGGGTAAGAGCCTTACAATGAAGAATTTCTTTAAACGTCGTTTGATACGTCTTCATCCTATGGTAATCATGGGTGCTGTTCTGGGCGCTGTTACATTCTATCTTCAGGGGTGTGTGCAATGGGATGGAACACACGTTGCCATATCAATGGTGATGTTGTCACTTCTCTGTACGATATTCTTTATTCCTGCGATGCCGGGTGTGGGCTATGAAGTTCGCGGTAATGGTGAAATGTTTCCCTTGAACGGTCCTTGCTGGTCGTTGTTCTTTGAATATATAGGTAATATACTTTATGCTTTGTTTATTCGTCGTTTATCGAATAAGGCATTGACTGTACTTGTAGTATTGTTGGGAATTGCCTTGGCATTATTCGCTGTCTTCAATGTCTCCGGCTATGGAAATATAGGAGTAGGCTGGACATTGGACGGTGTGAACTTTTTAGGCGGCTCATTGAGAATGCTTTTTCCTTTCTCTCTGGGTATGCTTTTGTCGCGTAACTTCAAACCTGTTAAAATAAGGGGCGCATTTTGGATATGTACACTTATATTGATCGCTTTGTTTTCGGTGCCTTATCTGGAAGGTACGGAGCAGTTTTGTACCAACGGTGCTTATGAAGCATTTTGTGTGATCATAGCTTTCCCCATCCTTGTCTGGTTGGGAGCGTCGGGAACCACTACGGATAAAAAGTCAACTGTGATATGCAAGTTCCTGGGAGATATATCTTATCCGGTTTATGTGATCCATTATCCAATTATGTATTTGTTCTATGCATGGTTGATTAAAAATCAGCTCTACACTTTGGGAGAAACCTGGGAAGTTGCTTTATGCGTTTACGTCTTGAGTGTTGTATTGGCTTATCTATGCTTGAAACTGTATGATGAACCCATACGAAAATATCTGGCTAAACGCTTTCTGCATAAGAAATCATAA
- a CDS encoding PepSY-like domain-containing protein: MKKILSLLVLAIVAVQFSFATDVITKDMNQLPLPARNFINRHFTKPEVAQIKIDKDLMESTKYEVLLVDGTEIDFDSKGNWEEVSAKKGQSVPASIIPGFAVDYLKAHNFVSEGVTKVERDRKGYEVELSTGVSFKFDKKGKFLKADD, encoded by the coding sequence ATGAAGAAAATTCTATCTTTACTTGTGTTGGCTATTGTAGCCGTACAATTCTCATTCGCAACTGATGTGATAACGAAAGACATGAATCAATTGCCGCTTCCTGCACGCAATTTTATCAATCGTCATTTCACGAAGCCTGAAGTTGCTCAGATTAAGATTGATAAAGATTTGATGGAGTCTACCAAATACGAAGTGTTGTTGGTGGACGGTACGGAGATTGATTTTGATAGCAAAGGAAACTGGGAAGAAGTAAGTGCAAAGAAAGGACAGTCTGTTCCCGCAAGTATAATTCCGGGATTTGCTGTCGATTATCTGAAAGCGCATAATTTTGTAAGTGAGGGCGTGACGAAAGTCGAACGTGACCGTAAAGGATATGAAGTAGAATTATCTACGGGAGTTTCTTTCAAATTTGATAAAAAAGGAAAGTTTTTGAAGGCTGACGATTGA
- a CDS encoding PepSY-like domain-containing protein has translation MWKFKFGAWAVVLMMTALSFSACSDDDDDPALVPPSNITEALKQLYPAAQNIEWEMKGDYYVADCWVTGDELDVWFDANANWVMTENELDSIDQLVPAVYTAFQNSDYSAWVVTDVYVLTYPQNPTESVIQVKLGSQRYSLYFSQEGGLLHKKDISNGDDTNWPPTE, from the coding sequence ATGTGGAAATTTAAGTTTGGCGCATGGGCGGTAGTGTTGATGATGACCGCCCTTTCGTTCAGCGCATGTAGTGACGATGACGATGATCCTGCCTTGGTGCCGCCCAGTAATATTACTGAGGCTTTGAAGCAACTGTATCCGGCTGCACAGAATATAGAATGGGAAATGAAAGGGGACTATTATGTGGCCGACTGCTGGGTGACCGGTGATGAACTGGATGTTTGGTTTGACGCCAACGCGAATTGGGTGATGACCGAGAATGAACTGGATAGCATCGACCAGTTGGTACCGGCAGTTTATACGGCTTTCCAAAATTCGGATTATAGTGCGTGGGTAGTAACGGATGTCTATGTATTGACGTATCCGCAGAATCCGACGGAATCCGTGATTCAGGTGAAACTGGGTAGTCAACGATATTCGCTTTATTTCTCACAGGAAGGTGGATTGCTGCATAAAAAAGATATCAGTAACGGAGATGATACCAATTGGCCGCCTACTGAATAG
- a CDS encoding L-serine ammonia-lyase: MKSIKELYRIGTGPSSSHTMGPRKAAEMFLERHPDAASFKVTLYGSLAATGKGHMTDVAIIDTLQPTAPVEIVWQPKVFLPFHPNGMTFAALDANNKITENWTVYSIGGGALAENNDNPTIESPEVYGMNNMTEILQWCEHTGKSYWEYVKECENEDIWDYLAEVWTTMKDAIHRGLEAEGVLPGPLNLRRKASTYYIRATGYKQSLQSRGLVFSYALAVSEENASGGKIVTAPTCGSCGVMPAVLYHLQKSREFSDMRILRALATAGLIGNIVKFNASISGAEVGCQGEVGVACAMASAAANQLFGGSPAQIEYAAEMGLEHHLGMTCDPVCGLVQIPCIERNAYAAARALDANIYSSFTDGMHRVSFDKVVQVMKQTGHDLPSLYKETSEGGLAKDYQQM; the protein is encoded by the coding sequence ATGAAATCAATCAAAGAGCTATATAGGATAGGCACAGGTCCTTCCAGTAGCCACACAATGGGACCACGTAAAGCTGCTGAAATGTTTCTGGAACGCCATCCGGATGCCGCTTCTTTCAAAGTTACTCTTTATGGCAGTTTAGCCGCTACGGGCAAAGGGCACATGACAGATGTAGCTATCATAGATACTCTGCAGCCTACTGCTCCGGTGGAAATCGTATGGCAACCCAAAGTATTCCTGCCTTTCCATCCGAACGGGATGACTTTTGCCGCCCTTGATGCCAATAATAAGATAACCGAGAATTGGACTGTCTACAGCATAGGCGGCGGCGCGTTAGCAGAAAACAATGATAATCCGACTATCGAAAGCCCGGAAGTGTATGGCATGAACAATATGACCGAAATACTGCAATGGTGCGAACATACCGGGAAAAGTTATTGGGAATATGTGAAGGAATGCGAGAATGAAGATATATGGGATTATCTGGCAGAGGTATGGACTACCATGAAAGATGCAATCCACCGCGGACTGGAAGCGGAAGGCGTATTGCCCGGACCGCTAAACCTGAGACGTAAAGCTTCCACCTATTATATACGTGCCACCGGTTATAAGCAATCTCTCCAATCCAGAGGACTTGTCTTTTCATATGCCCTGGCAGTAAGTGAAGAGAATGCTTCCGGCGGAAAGATTGTAACCGCACCGACCTGCGGTTCGTGCGGTGTGATGCCTGCCGTGCTTTATCATTTACAAAAAAGTCGCGAGTTCAGCGATATGCGTATCTTACGCGCATTGGCTACTGCCGGATTAATCGGAAACATTGTCAAATTCAATGCATCTATCTCCGGTGCGGAAGTAGGCTGTCAGGGAGAAGTAGGCGTTGCCTGCGCCATGGCTTCGGCTGCTGCCAATCAATTATTCGGTGGCAGTCCAGCACAGATCGAATATGCTGCCGAAATGGGACTTGAACACCATTTGGGTATGACTTGCGACCCTGTCTGCGGCTTGGTACAAATTCCCTGTATCGAACGTAATGCTTATGCCGCCGCTCGTGCATTGGATGCCAACATTTATTCATCTTTTACAGATGGTATGCACCGCGTCTCATTCGACAAAGTAGTGCAAGTCATGAAACAGACCGGACACGACCTGCCGTCACTCTACAAAGAAACAAGTGAAGGCGGATTGGCTAAAGATTACCAACAGATGTAG
- the corA gene encoding magnesium/cobalt transporter CorA, translating to MKNNLLSEKLIYTGDSLTPTHIHLCTYNTTEMQENSGDTFQSVKDTLDNSRINWLQVHGLKDTETIREICSHFEIDFLVLQDILNSDHPTKIEEHDKYIVLILKLFYPNTHKEEDELDELLQQQVCIILGSNYVLTFLEKETDFFDDVNSALRNDVLKIRSRQTDYLLSVLLNSVMANYISIISSIDDALEDLEEELLTITEGNDIGVQIQALRRQYMLMKKSILPLKEQYVKLLRAENLLIHKVNRAFFNDVNDHLQFVLQTIEICRETLSSLVDLYISNNDLRMNNIMKRLTIVSTIFIPLTFLAGVWGMNYKWMPELDWRYGYLFAWFVMGIIGIIVYLFFKKKNWY from the coding sequence ATGAAAAATAACCTGTTAAGCGAAAAGCTTATTTACACCGGAGACAGCCTGACTCCTACCCACATCCATCTTTGTACGTACAACACTACTGAGATGCAGGAAAACTCCGGCGATACATTTCAATCCGTCAAAGATACATTGGACAATTCACGAATCAACTGGTTGCAAGTGCACGGATTGAAAGATACGGAAACTATCCGTGAAATTTGCAGTCATTTTGAAATAGATTTCCTTGTATTACAGGACATTCTGAACTCTGACCACCCTACCAAAATCGAAGAACATGACAAGTATATTGTCCTGATTCTAAAATTATTCTACCCCAATACGCATAAAGAGGAAGACGAACTGGACGAATTGCTCCAACAACAGGTATGTATTATCCTCGGAAGCAATTACGTGCTTACTTTCCTCGAAAAGGAAACCGACTTCTTCGATGACGTCAATTCTGCTCTGCGCAACGATGTCCTGAAAATACGTAGCCGTCAGACGGATTACCTGCTTAGCGTATTACTGAACAGTGTAATGGCAAACTATATCTCGATCATCTCCTCCATTGACGACGCACTCGAAGACCTGGAAGAGGAACTGCTCACTATCACCGAAGGAAACGACATCGGTGTCCAGATTCAGGCACTCCGACGCCAATATATGCTGATGAAGAAATCTATTCTTCCATTGAAAGAGCAATATGTAAAACTGTTACGTGCAGAAAACCTACTCATTCATAAGGTGAACCGCGCTTTCTTCAATGACGTGAACGACCACTTGCAGTTTGTCTTGCAAACCATTGAAATCTGCCGGGAAACGCTTTCTTCATTAGTAGACCTTTATATCTCCAATAATGACTTACGGATGAACAACATCATGAAACGGCTGACCATCGTGTCCACCATTTTCATACCTCTGACCTTTTTAGCCGGAGTATGGGGGATGAACTATAAATGGATGCCCGAACTGGATTGGCGTTATGGTTATTTATTTGCCTGGTTTGTGATGGGGATTATCGGTATTATCGTATATTTGTTCTTCAAAAAGAAAAATTGGTATTAA
- a CDS encoding endonuclease MutS2, which yields MIYPQNFEQKIGFDQIRQLLKDKCLSTLGEERVMDMTFSEQHEEVEEQLNQVTEFVRIIQEEDGFPDQFFFDVRPSLKRVRIEGMYLDEQELFDLRRSLETIRDIVRFLHRSEDEEENDAPYPSLKRLAGDIAVFPQLIGKIDGILNKYGKIKDNASTELARIRRELASTMGSISRSLNSILRNAQSEGYVDKDVAPTMRDGRLVIPVAPGLKRKIKGIVHDESASGKTVFIEPAEVVEANNRIRELEGDERREIIRILVEFSNILRPSIPEILQSYEFLAEVDFIRAKSYFAIQTNSLKPSVENEQLLDWTMAVHPLLQLSLAKHGKKVVPLDMELNQKQRILIISGPNAGGKSVCLKTVGLLQYMLQCGMLIPLHERSHAGIFSSIFIDIGDEQSIEDDLSTYSSHLTNMKIMMKSCNERSLILIDEFGGGTEPQIGGAIAEAVLKRFNQKRTFGVITTHYQNLKHFAEDHEGVVNGAMLYDRHLMQALFQLQIGNPGSSFAVEIARKIGLPEDVIADASEIVGSEYINADKYLQDIVRDKRYWEGKRQTIRQREKHMEETITRYQTEIEELQKSRKEIIKQAKEEAERMLQESNARIENTIRTIKEAQAEKEKTRLARQELTDFRTSLDTLASKEQEEKMVRKMEKLKEKQERKKNKKNEPKVAASSPSSTPKATPIAVGENVKIKGQTSIGQVMEISGKNATVAFGSIKTTVKLDRLERSNAVQKTEGIAKSTFVSSQTHDQMYEKKLSFKQDIDVRGMRGDEALQAVTYFVDDAILVGMDRVRILHGTGTGILRTLIRQYLSTVPGVSHYADEHVQFGGAGITVVDFD from the coding sequence ATGATATACCCTCAAAATTTTGAGCAAAAGATAGGATTCGACCAGATCAGGCAGTTACTGAAAGATAAATGTCTCAGCACTTTAGGTGAAGAGCGGGTGATGGATATGACCTTTTCCGAACAACATGAAGAAGTAGAAGAGCAATTAAACCAGGTAACTGAGTTTGTTCGTATCATTCAGGAAGAGGACGGATTTCCCGACCAGTTTTTCTTTGATGTCCGCCCGTCGCTGAAACGTGTGCGGATAGAAGGCATGTATCTGGACGAGCAGGAACTGTTTGACCTGCGGCGTTCATTAGAAACCATTCGAGACATCGTACGTTTTCTGCACCGGAGTGAAGATGAAGAAGAAAACGATGCCCCCTACCCTAGTCTGAAAAGACTGGCGGGAGATATTGCCGTATTCCCACAACTAATCGGGAAGATAGACGGTATCCTTAATAAATATGGTAAAATCAAGGATAACGCTTCTACTGAGTTAGCCCGCATACGCCGTGAGCTTGCCAGCACAATGGGAAGTATCTCACGCTCTTTGAACAGTATCCTGCGTAATGCACAGTCCGAAGGCTATGTGGATAAAGACGTAGCTCCCACCATGCGCGACGGCCGCTTGGTAATCCCCGTTGCACCGGGATTGAAACGAAAAATCAAAGGAATCGTACATGATGAATCCGCCAGTGGAAAGACAGTATTTATAGAACCTGCCGAAGTGGTAGAAGCCAATAACCGTATCCGCGAACTCGAAGGAGACGAACGACGCGAGATTATCCGTATTCTCGTCGAGTTTTCAAACATACTCCGCCCGTCTATCCCGGAAATTCTTCAATCGTATGAGTTCCTGGCAGAGGTTGATTTTATCCGTGCGAAAAGTTATTTTGCGATACAGACGAATAGCCTGAAACCTTCTGTAGAAAATGAACAACTGCTGGATTGGACGATGGCTGTACATCCGCTACTACAACTTTCACTAGCCAAGCATGGCAAGAAAGTCGTACCGCTGGATATGGAACTTAATCAGAAACAGCGCATTCTTATTATATCCGGCCCGAATGCCGGCGGTAAATCGGTCTGTCTGAAAACAGTCGGGTTACTACAATATATGTTGCAATGCGGTATGTTGATTCCTCTGCACGAACGCAGTCATGCAGGTATATTCAGCAGCATCTTTATTGATATCGGTGATGAACAGTCCATCGAAGACGACCTGAGTACTTACTCTTCTCACCTGACCAATATGAAGATTATGATGAAGAGCTGTAACGAACGCAGCCTTATTCTGATTGATGAATTTGGTGGTGGTACGGAACCACAGATTGGTGGCGCCATCGCCGAAGCCGTATTGAAGCGTTTCAATCAGAAGCGGACATTCGGAGTTATCACCACTCACTATCAGAATCTGAAGCATTTTGCCGAAGACCATGAAGGAGTAGTGAACGGAGCTATGCTTTATGACCGCCATCTGATGCAAGCGCTTTTCCAACTGCAAATCGGAAATCCGGGAAGTTCATTCGCCGTAGAAATTGCCCGAAAAATCGGATTGCCGGAAGATGTCATTGCCGATGCTTCGGAAATCGTAGGAAGCGAGTATATCAATGCCGACAAATATCTCCAGGATATTGTCCGCGACAAGCGTTACTGGGAAGGCAAACGTCAAACCATCCGCCAACGGGAAAAGCATATGGAAGAGACTATCACCCGCTATCAGACGGAAATAGAAGAATTGCAGAAATCACGGAAAGAGATTATCAAGCAGGCAAAAGAAGAAGCGGAACGAATGTTGCAAGAATCGAATGCCCGCATTGAAAATACGATTCGTACCATCAAGGAAGCACAGGCCGAAAAGGAAAAGACACGCCTGGCACGTCAAGAACTGACCGACTTCCGCACTTCCCTGGATACATTGGCTTCCAAAGAGCAGGAAGAGAAGATGGTACGAAAGATGGAGAAACTGAAAGAGAAGCAGGAACGGAAGAAGAACAAGAAAAACGAACCGAAAGTCGCAGCTTCCTCTCCTTCAAGTACTCCCAAAGCAACCCCTATTGCAGTTGGCGAAAATGTAAAAATCAAGGGACAGACCAGCATCGGGCAGGTGATGGAAATCAGCGGCAAAAACGCGACTGTCGCTTTCGGAAGCATTAAGACAACCGTAAAATTAGACCGTCTCGAACGTAGTAATGCCGTTCAAAAAACGGAAGGTATTGCCAAAAGCACCTTTGTCAGCAGTCAGACGCATGACCAGATGTATGAGAAGAAACTTAGTTTCAAACAAGACATCGATGTCCGGGGAATGCGTGGAGACGAAGCACTACAAGCTGTCACTTATTTTGTTGATGACGCTATATTAGTCGGCATGGACCGTGTACGTATCCTCCACGGCACAGGAACCGGAATACTTCGTACTCTTATCCGTCAATATCTGTCCACCGTACCGGGAGTCAGTCATTATGCTGACGAACATGTTCAGTTCGGTGGTGCCGGAATCACGGTAGTCGATTTTGACTAA
- a CDS encoding site-specific integrase produces the protein MKSTFKVLFYLKKGSEKKNGEVMIMARITIDGKLCQFSTKQSILPDSWNIAAGKAKGKDAGKINALLDDIKASLNNIYHEQQRRDNYVTAEKVKNEFLGHSEKHETVLTLFKKHNDDVKQLVGISKTIATYRKYEVTRRHLAEFIQSKYNVSDFAINEITPMFITDFELYLRTTCKCGYNTTAKFMQFFKRIILIARNNGILIGDPFASYKIRLEKVDRGYLSEDEIKIILKKKMVSERLENVRDLFIFSCFTGLAYIDVANLTQDNIRKSFDGNLWIITKRQKTNTDVNVPLLDIPKMILKKYKGNLPDGKILPVISNQKLNAYLKEIADVCGIKKNLTFHLARHTFATTTTLAKGVPVETVSKMLGHTNIETTQIYARITNNKISNDMQGLDKKFVGIEKIYKEVSMK, from the coding sequence ATGAAGAGTACATTTAAAGTCCTTTTCTATTTAAAGAAAGGCTCTGAAAAAAAGAACGGTGAAGTTATGATTATGGCAAGAATTACCATTGACGGTAAACTTTGCCAGTTCAGCACAAAACAAAGCATTTTGCCTGATAGCTGGAATATCGCAGCAGGAAAAGCCAAAGGTAAGGATGCAGGTAAAATCAATGCTTTATTAGATGATATAAAAGCATCCCTGAACAATATCTACCACGAACAACAACGGCGTGACAATTATGTAACAGCCGAAAAGGTGAAGAATGAATTTTTGGGACACAGTGAGAAACACGAAACCGTCCTTACCCTTTTCAAAAAGCATAATGATGATGTTAAGCAGTTGGTCGGCATATCTAAAACGATTGCTACCTACCGTAAATATGAAGTGACCCGCCGCCATCTTGCCGAGTTCATCCAAAGCAAATATAATGTATCGGATTTTGCGATAAATGAAATAACACCGATGTTCATTACAGACTTCGAGTTATATTTGCGTACTACCTGTAAATGTGGTTATAACACGACCGCCAAGTTCATGCAGTTTTTCAAACGTATCATCCTGATTGCCCGTAATAATGGCATTTTGATAGGCGACCCATTCGCCAGTTATAAAATACGTTTGGAAAAAGTGGATAGGGGTTACTTGTCAGAGGATGAAATAAAAATCATCCTTAAAAAGAAGATGGTTTCTGAACGGTTGGAAAACGTCAGGGACTTGTTTATCTTTTCCTGCTTCACTGGTTTGGCTTACATAGATGTTGCCAATCTTACGCAAGATAATATTCGTAAATCCTTTGACGGTAATTTATGGATAATCACCAAACGTCAAAAAACTAACACGGACGTAAATGTTCCTTTGCTGGATATTCCCAAAATGATATTGAAGAAGTATAAAGGTAATTTGCCTGATGGTAAGATACTTCCTGTAATCAGCAATCAGAAATTAAATGCGTATTTGAAAGAAATTGCGGATGTTTGCGGGATTAAAAAGAACTTGACATTTCACCTTGCGAGGCATACTTTTGCAACGACAACTACTCTTGCAAAAGGTGTACCCGTTGAAACTGTTAGTAAGATGCTGGGACACACCAATATAGAAACCACACAGATATACGCCCGCATTACCAATAACAAGATAAGTAACGATATGCAGGGACTTGACAAGAAATTTGTCGGCATTGAAAAAATCTACAAAGAAGTATCTATGAAATAG
- a CDS encoding ORF6N domain-containing protein, whose amino-acid sequence MDLQIIQNKIFEVRGCRVMLDFHLAELYQVETRALKQAVKRNLSRFPSDFAFQLTKDEWQGLITNCDKFPENIRHTPTSPLAFLEQGVAMLSSVLRSQTAIDVNISIMRAFVLMRQMSIGYEELLKRIEELEQSTDAQFSEVYQALTQLLSKPEPKPRKPIGYRTYDE is encoded by the coding sequence ATGGACTTACAAATCATCCAAAACAAAATCTTTGAGGTCAGAGGTTGCCGGGTCATGCTCGATTTCCATTTGGCAGAACTTTATCAAGTTGAAACAAGAGCTTTGAAACAGGCAGTTAAAAGAAACTTATCCCGTTTTCCCAGTGACTTTGCTTTTCAGCTAACAAAGGATGAATGGCAGGGACTTATCACAAATTGTGATAAGTTCCCTGAAAATATCCGGCACACACCGACCTCGCCTCTCGCATTTTTGGAGCAGGGTGTCGCCATGCTTAGTAGTGTCTTACGCAGTCAGACTGCCATAGACGTGAATATTTCCATCATGCGTGCTTTCGTCCTCATGCGGCAAATGTCAATCGGTTACGAGGAACTTCTTAAACGCATCGAAGAACTGGAACAGAGTACGGATGCACAATTCAGCGAAGTGTACCAAGCATTGACCCAGTTATTAAGCAAACCCGAACCGAAGCCACGCAAACCGATAGGATATAGAACCTATGACGAATAA